Proteins encoded in a region of the Coffea eugenioides isolate CCC68of chromosome 4, Ceug_1.0, whole genome shotgun sequence genome:
- the LOC113768488 gene encoding (-)-germacrene D synthase-like yields the protein MAVEGLDLANSISIQSDFPRDVHRPVANFHPDIWGNQFLVYSPDSDKATWASKKGQLEQLKERVRKELHATASNPSQQLQLIDAIQRLGIAYHFEEEIGQALQKMHEKHQNWEGNDHIYTAALCFRILRQEGFRISSEIFKKFLNAEGKFGECLVNDVPGMLALYEAAHLRTHEDNILDDALAFTSNHLRSCKLRSPVAELLSHALMQPYWRGLPRLEAKHYIDVYENFPSHNTTLLMLAKLDFNMLQSQHKEELQEISLWWKELDFARKLPFARDRIVEGYFWIVGVYFEPQYALARKIMSKVIAITSIIDDIYDAYGTYEEIQIFTEAIERWDIGCCMKQLPDYMKICYRALLDLFEEIEEEMAKKGSSYRTYYAKEALKLLARAYFVEAKWLHQGYIPTVEEYMRIGLATSGYTTLSIISFLGMGDIVTKESFDWASNDPDIIRAASIICRLRDDIVGHKFEQERPHIASAVECYMKQHGVTEQQASEELYRQIEDSWKLLNQQLLKPSATGFDAAEFVPPRAVLLRVANLARVIDVAYKHNDEYTHVGEVMRSYVTSMFIKPVPV from the exons ATGGCAGTTGAAGGTCTTGACTTGGCTAATTCCATTTCAATCCAAAGTGATTTTCCTCGTGATGTTCATCGTCCTGTGGCCAATTTTCATCCCGATATCTGGGGAAATCAATTCCTCGTCTATTCCCCTGATTCTGACAAG GCAACATGGGCTTCTAAGAAGGGGCAGCTTGAACAGCTAAAGGAAAGAGTCAGGAAAGAGCTTCATGCAACTGCTAGTAATCCTTCACAACAGCTGCAATTGATCGATGCGATTCAACGACTAGGCATAGCATATCATTTTGAAGAGGAAATTGGTCAAGCTCTGCAAAAGATGCATGAGAAACATCAGAATTGGGAGGGCAATGACCACATTTACACTGCTGCTCTCTGTTTTCGAATTCTAAGACAAGAAGGTTTCAGAATTTCATCAG AAATATTCAAGAAATTCCTGAATGCTGAAGGTAAGTTTGGAGAATGTTTGGTTAATGATGTACCGGGCATGCTTGCACTTTATGAAGCTGCTCATCTCAGAACGCACGAGGATAATATTTTAGATGATGCCCTGGCCTTTACCAGTAATCATCTTCGGTCTTGCAAGTTAAGGAGTCCAGTTGCTGAGCTACTAAGCCACGCACTAATGCAGCCTTATTGGAGGGGTTTACCAAGACTAGAGGCCAAGCATTACATAGACGTGTATGAAAATTTTCCTTCACATAATACAACTTTACTAATGCTGGCTAAGCTGGACTTTAACATGCTACAATCTCAGCACAAGGAAGAGCTACAAGAAATTTCCTT GTGGTGGAAAGAACTAGACTTTGCAAGAAAGCTTCCATTCGCTAGAGATCGAATCGTTGAGGGCTATTTCTGGATCGTGGGAGTATATTTTGAGCCTCAATATGCTCTCGCTAGAAAGATTATGTCCAAGGTTATTGCCATTACATCCATAATAGATGATATTTATGATGCTTATGGGACATACGAAGAAATTCAAATCTTCACAGAAGCAATCGAGAG ATGGGACATTGGCTGCTGCATGAAACAACTCCCAGATTATATGAAGATTTGTTACCGAGCACTCTTAGATTTGTTTGAAGAAATTGAGGAAGAAATGGCCAAGAAAGGAAGTTCATATCGAACATATTACGCCAAGGAAGCA CTGAAGTTGTTGGCTCGTGCCTATTTTGTTGAGGCCAAGTGGCTGCATCAAGGGTACATACCAACAGTGGAGGAATATATGCGAATTGGATTGGCAACCAGTGGATACACCACTCTTTCGATAATATCCTTCCTAGGCATGGGGGATATTGTCACGAAGGAGAGCTTCGATTGGGCATCAAATGACCCTGATATCATAAGAGCTGCATCAATCATTTGCAGGCTTCGGGATGACATTGTGGGGCACAAG TTTGAACAAGAAAGGCCGCACATTGCTTCAGCGGTGGAATGCTACATGAAGCAACACGGTGTAACAGAGCAGCAAGCATCCGAGGAACTTTACCGACAAATCGAGGATTCGTGGAAGCTCCTAAACCAACAACTCCTTAAACCTAGTGCTACTGGTTTTGATGCAGCAGAATTTGTTCCTCCCAGGGCTGTCCTCCTTCGAGTTGCCAACTTGGCACGTGTGATAGATGTTGCTTATAAGCACAATGATGAGTATACACACGTGGGAGAAGTCATGCGAAGTTACGTTACTTCGATGTTCATTAAGCCCGTTCCCGTATAA